One Cervus canadensis isolate Bull #8, Minnesota chromosome 1, ASM1932006v1, whole genome shotgun sequence genomic window carries:
- the YWHAE gene encoding 14-3-3 protein epsilon isoform X2, producing MDDREDLVYQAKLAEQAERYDEMVESMKKVAGMDVELTVEERNLLSVAYKNVIGARRASWRIISSIEQKEENKGGEDKLKMIREYRQMVETELKLICCDILDVLDKHLIPAANTGESKVFYYKMKGDYHRYLAEFATGNDRKEAAENSLVAYKAASDIAMTELPPTHPIRLGLALNFSVFYYEILNSPDRACRLAKAAFDDAIAELDTLSEESYKDSTLIMQLLRDNLTLWTSDMQGDDS from the exons AAATGGTGGAGTCAATGAAGAAAGTAGCAGGGATGGATGTGGAGTTGACAGTTGAAGAAAGAAACCTCCTATCTGTTGCATATAAAAATGTGATTGGCGCTAGAAGAGCTTCCTGGAGAATAATCAGCAGCATTGAGCAGAAAGAGGAGAACAAGGGAGGCGAGGACAAGCTAAAGATGATTCGGGAATATCGGCAAATG GTTGAGACTGAGCTAAAGTTAATCTGTTGTGACATTCTGGATGTACTGGACAAACACCTCATTCCAGCAGCTAACACTGGCGAGTCCAAGgttttctattataaaat gaAAGGGGACTACCACAGGTATCTGGCTGAATTTGCCACAGGGAATGACAGGAAGGAGGCTGCGGAGAACAGCCTAGTGGCTTATAAAGCTGCTAGTGATATTGCAATGACAGAACTTCCACCAACACATCCCATCCGCTTAGGTCTtgctctcaatttttctgtattctACTATGAAATTCTTAATTCCCCCGACCGTGCCTGCAG GTTGGCAAAAGCAGCTTTTGATGATGCAATTGCAGAACTGGACACGCTGAGTGAAGAAAGCTATAAGGACTCTACACTTATCATGCAGTTGTTACGTGATAATCTGACACTATGGACTTCAGACATGCAGGGTGATG